A region of Osmerus eperlanus chromosome 9, fOsmEpe2.1, whole genome shotgun sequence DNA encodes the following proteins:
- the gabrr2a gene encoding gamma-aminobutyric acid receptor subunit rho-2a yields MPGLTKPLISTLLLCIVFTGECRRHGHRVRRWTGTVENQKHGTSLSKKPPDVTKSRKLKTEQLLKVDDHDFTMRPAFGGPAIPVGVDVQVESLDSISEVDMDFTMTLYLRHYWKDERLSFTSTTNKSMTFDGRLVKKIWVPDVFFVHSKRSFIHDTTTENIMLRVFPDGHVLYSLRVTVTAACNMDFSRFPLDSQSCSLELESYAYTDEDLMLYWKSGDESLSTDDKISLSQFLIQKFHTTSRLAFYSSTGWYNRLYINFTLRRHIFFFLLQTYFPATLMVMLSWVSFWIDRRAVPARVSLGITTVLTMSTIITGVNASMPRVSYIKAVDIYLWVSFVFVFLSVLEYAAVNYLSTVQDRRERKLRERARSQSIPCTCGMSQTRTMMLDGTYSEADTNSLAGYTEDPMVPEEEPEEMHEVSEKPEHMVVHLSVSSESTTTKKKGIRALNIIQNTHAIDKYSRMLFPGSYIFFNLIYWSVYC; encoded by the exons ATGCCGGGTttaactaaaccgctgatttcGACTTTGCTTCTTTGTATCGTCTTTACCGGGGAATGCCGTAGGCACGGACATCGTGTGAGGAGATGGACTGGAACCGTGGAGAACCAAAAGCATGGGAC TTCATTGTCAAAGAAGCCTCCAGATGTGACGAAATCTCGGAAGCTGAAGACAGAGCAGCTGCTGAAAGTAGATGATCATGATTTCACCATGAGACCAGCATTCGGAG GCCCCGCTATCCCTGTTGGAGTGGACGTTCAAGTAGAAAGCTTGGACAGTATCTCTGAAGTAGATATG GACTTTACCATGACCTTGTACCTGCGACACTATTGGAAGGACGAGCGCTTGTCCTTCACCAGCACCACCAACAAGAGCATGACCTTTGATGGGCGGCTGGTGAAAAAGATCTGGGTTCCTGATGTGTTCTTCGTCCACTCCAAGCGTTCCTTCATACATGACACCACCACAGAGAACATCATGTTGAGGGTGTTTCCTGACGGACATGTCCTCTACAGCCTCAG GGTGACAGTAACGGCAGCCTGTAATATGGACTTTAGCCGTTTTCCTCTGGACTCCCAGAGCTGCTCCTTGGAGCTTGAGAGCT ACGCCTATACGGACGAGGATCTAATGTTGTACTGGAAGAGCGGGGATGAATCTCTGAGCACGGATGATAAGATCTCTCTATCTCAGTTCCTCATCCAGAAGTTCCATACCACTTCACGCCTAGCCTTCTACAGCAGCACTG GTTGGTACAACCGTCTGTACATCAACTTCACCCTGCGGCGCCACATCTTCTTCTTCCTGCTCCAGACCTACTTTCCCGCCACCCTCATGGTCATGCTGTCCTGGGTGTCCTTCTGGATCGATCGCAGGGCCGTGCCTGCCAGAGTCTCCCTGG GTATAACCACCGTGCTGACCATGTCCACCATCATCACTGGCGTCAACGCTTCCATGCCCAGGGTCTCTTACATTAAAGCTGTGGACATCTACCTGTGGGTCagctttgtgtttgtcttcCTTTCTGTGTTGGAGTACGCTGCTGTCAACTACCTGTCCACCGTTCAAGACCGGCGAGAACGCAAGCTACGAGAGCGAGCTAGGTCACAG TCTATACCCTGCACCTGTGGCATGTcgcagacacgcaccatgatgCTGGATGGCACCTACAGCGAGGCTGATACCAACAGCCTGGCAGGCTACACTGAGGACCCTATGGTGCCTGAGGAGGAGCCGGAGGAGATGCATGAGGTCTCTGAGAAACCAGAGCACATGGTTGTCCACTTATCTGTGAGCAGTGAATCAACCACTACCAAGAAGAAAGGCATACGGGCCCTGAACATCATTCAAAACACTCATGCAATTGACAAGTACTCTAGAATGTTATTCCCTGGATCCTACATATTCTTTAATCTCATCTATTGGTCCGTTTACTGCTGA
- the syne3 gene encoding nesprin-3 isoform X2, translating to MTQQEQREFSESLEAALCWMQAIQERLRTNDNTQGPRAALEARLRETEKIHESEHDGRVKMDMVLVAAEVLLQNGDEETRNQTHTKLKDLKALWEDTCTYIIHCHSRIEWVWLHWSEYLKAYEEFELWLAKLRRTVDAEAELQLGVKEKLWQVDHLRVIVSDVQAQAPLLERLLDEAAALHNRTQDPSVDPQAQESLQEAYNNIRDQSEERLALLQKMAEEHQMYQNSVLKFQSWLVSKTGELSVLMEREGPPENRLKALQTLDDSVASEEKTLQHIEGLAEAVHSHTSPAGAEVVVEEAEELRLGWQRLRQGLYEAGEGLRFSLDSQSQYLARCQRLGKDIAQLRAQLQGLGRELEGREAGERTEEQMVVQWRKYTNVRNALVAEESQVEHLKTQLKELFCFSQDSRHLSDDVLAAVKEHQSVKCRAGKLCSEAEAGLRQVLQDPLHVFSQWSQRVSQVLEASNEVSEFSHIARLVQDIERLLKPSLQLQERLSLLQVKTELLTSVLGQEGAEGLLDELGGAMRNREILHSQLLQRKSRLQGLISRTKDFGDAYESIRKKLTPLRDRLVAADSFQPDILAKKSQSDQLRVVKKDLEDCEAHIMALETLVSSSQTNSAQYERLYGDWKLLYKTVRVRVKDSEESIAEHETFHESLLNVEKWLMIMRQKLESYQSPSGEWSVDNREQEAQRALGEFPEKELQLHQIEAQGQGVLERTSEQGRVHILSDMRRLRESWMALHDLSLNLYRLLNSHSSNSDLHNERVRGHSGDHTSTDNKLLCREGGSQLMASKSSNSQRQGQPEGTPEQGPSVWACEKTGPELGGRMEERQEDNFVAGQRGVGRGQGVWVQGGFEESNMGAMGSSPMQVRKLGTFNQTPSRLQDEASQRAGSGGGHTGRGKEGERGRQGPGVEEVDSWGGTHLTGQDRETLGGSLTLRRGRSPQTSGGLGLPMSSDRTEEWVDEQRSRDTVETQAASVRAGYGHGSRKSSRHGIQGEDEVGRSEGERLGEGGAFTSVGKASGLTPLSLRNSATTTRDVGATQHVEGSPGQALSTAEYEESRGEFEAWLLRENEVLSGILNTRGSLSSKELKIRQDTLKALRSGVGWGQEQFQSLLQVGQRPGSGVRTKSEPGVDDMGLEELRYRWMLYKSKLKDVGDLKTHLSVKGVRAGQDETTKIRKKSPSLLYRVCRVALPLQILLLALLLLAFLLPLMDEGASCSLSNNFARSFNIMLRYDGPPPT from the exons ATGACTCAGCAAGAGCAGCGGGAGTTTAGTGAGAGCCTGGAAGCAGCCCTGTGCTGGATGCAGGCCATCCAGGAGAGGCTCCGCACCAACGACAACACTCAGGGCCCCCGAGCAGCCCTGGAGGCCCGCCTGCGAGAGACTGAG AAAATCCACGAGTCAGAGCATGATGGTCGAGTGAAGATGGACATGGTTTTAGTGGCCGCTGAGGTTCTGTTGCAGAATGGAGATGAGGAGACGAGGAACCAGACCCACACCAAACTGAAGGACCTCAAAGCATTATGGGAGGACACCTGCACTTACATCATTCACTGTCACAG tCGAATAGAGTGGGTGTGGCTGCATTGGAGTGAGTACTTGAAGGCCTACGAGGAGTTTGAGCTGTGGCTAGCCAAGCTACGGCGGACTGTAGATGCAGAGGCAGAGCTTCAGCTGGGCGTGAAGGAGAAGCTGTGGCAG GTGGACCACCTGAGGGTGATAGTGAGCGAtgtccaggcccaggccccgCTCCTGGAGAGGCTGCTGGATGAGGCTGCTGCCCTGCACAACCGCACCCAGGACCCCAGTGTGGACCCCCAGGCCCAGGAAAGTCTTCAGGAGGCCTACAACAACATCAGGGACCAGTCAGAG GAGCGTCTAGCGTTGCTTCAGAAGATGGCTGAAGAGCACCAGATGTACCAGAACTCCGTGTTGAAGTTCCAGTCGTGGCTGGTGTCCAAGACAGGGGAACTCAGCGTCCTCATGGAGAGGGAGGGCCCGCCAGAGAACAGGCTGAAAGCCCTACAG ACACTGGACGACAGTGTGGCCAGTGAGGAGAAGACCCTGCAGCACATCGAAGGCCTGGCAGAGGCCGTGCACTCCCACACTTCTCCAGCAGGGGCGGAGGTGGTagtggaggaggcggaggagctgCGGCTGGGCTGGcagaggctgaggcaggggctgtACGAGGCCGGTGAGGGCCTGAGGTTTAGCCTGGACTCTCAGAGCCAGTACCTGGCCCGGTGTCAGAGGCTGGGGAAGGACATTGCACAGCTCAGGGCCCAGCTCCAGGGGCTTGGCAGAGAGCtagagggaagagaggcaggagagaggacggaGGAACAGATGGTGGTACAGTGGAGGAAGTACACA aaTGTTCGGAATGCTCTTGTGGCTGAGGAATCCCAGGTGGAACACCTCAAGACCCAGCTCAAAGAACTCTTCTGCTTCTCCCAAGATTCCCGGCACCTCTCAGATGACGTGCTGGCTGCAGTCAAGGAACATCAGAG TGTGAAGTGCCGGGCGGGGAAGCTGTGTTCGGAGGCAGAAGCAGGGCTGAGGCAGGTGCTGCAGGACCCCCTGCATGTCTTCTCACAGTGGAGCCAGAGGGTGTCTCAGGTTCTAGAAGCTTCCAATGAAGTGTCAGAGTTTTCCCACATCGCACGGCTGGTGCAGGACATTGAG cggCTCCTGAAGCCGAGCCTGCAGCTGCAGGAGCGTCTGAGCTTGTTGCAAGTGAAGACGGAGCTTCTGACCTCTGTGTTGGgccaggagggggcagaggggttgCTGGATGAGCTTGGTGGTGCCATGAGGAACCGAGAGATACTGCACAGCCAGCTGCTGCAGAGGAAGAGCCGGCTGCAG GGTTTGATATCCAGAACCAAGGATTTTGGGGATGCCTACGAGTCAATCCGCAAGAAGCTGACTCCTCTGAGAGACCGGCTGGTAGCAGCTGACAGCTTCCAGCCAGATATACTGGCTAAAAAGAGCCAGTCAGACCAGCTTAGG GTGGTCAAAAAGGACCTGGAGGACTGTGAAGCCCACATCATGGCCCTGGAGACTCTGGTGTCCAGCAGCCAAACCAACAGTGCCCAGTACGAGAGGCTCTATGGGGACTGGAAGCTCCTGTACAAGACTGTCAGG GTGAGGGTGAAAGACAGCGAGGAGAGCATCGCTGAGCACGAGACCTTCCACGAGAGCCTCCTGAATGTGGAGAAGTGGCTGATGATCATGAGGCAGAAGCTGGAGTCCTACCAGAGCCCGTCTGGGGAGTGGAGCGTGGACAACAGAGAGCAGGAGGCCCAG AGGGCGCTGGGTGAGTTTCCAGAGAAGGAGCTGCAGCTCCACCAGATTGAGGCGCAGGGCCAAGGGGTACTAGAGAGAACCTCTGAGCAGGGCAGGGTGCACATCCTCAGCGACATGAGGCGCCTGCGAGAGTCCTGGATGGCCCTCCACGATCTCAGCCTCAACCTCTACAG GCTGCTGAATAGCCACAGTTCCAACTCAGACCTCCATAACGAGAGGGTTAGAGGGCATAGTGGTGACCACACCAGCACAGACAACAAGCTTctgtgcagggagggagggagccagctCATGGCCTCCAAAAGCTCCAACAGTCAGAGACAGGGACAGCCAGAGGGCACCCCAGAACAGGGCCCCAGTGTGTGGGCTTGCGAGAAAACTGGGCCTGAGCTAGGGGGTAGGATGGAGGAAAGGCAAGAAGATAATTTTGTGGCAGGTCAAAGAGGGGTGGGTAGAGGTCAGGGCGTGTGGGTCCAGGGTGGGTTTGAAGAGAGTAACATGGGAGCTATGGGCAGTTCACCGATGCAAGTGAGAAAACTGGGCACTTTCAATCAAACTCCATCCAGATTACAAGATGAGGCTAGCCAAAGAgcggggagtgggggtgggcatactgggagagggaaggagggggagaggggcagacagGGCCCCGGAGTAGAGGAGGTTGACTCTTGGGGAGGGACCCACCTCACAGGGCAAGATAGAGAGACACTGGGGGGGTCTCTGACCCTCAGAAGAGGTAGAAGCCCCCAGACCAGCGGGGGTTTGGGGCTTCCCATGTCCAGTGATAGAACTGAGGAATGGGTGGACGAACAGCGATCCCGAGACACGGTCGAAACACAAGCGGCGTCTGTGCGCGCCGGTTACGGTCACGGTAGCAGAAAGAGCAGCAGACATGGGATCCAAGGAGAAGATGAGGTGGGGAGAAGCGAAGGCGAGCgcttgggagagggaggggccttCACCTCTGTTGGAAAGGCCTCGGGGTTGACCCCATTGTCTCTCCGAAACTCTGCAACGACGACACGTGACGTGGGAGCCACGCAGCATGTAGAG GGGAGCCCGGGGCAGGCCTTGAGCACAGCTGAgtatgaggagagcagaggggagttTGAGGCCTGGCTACTCAGAGAGAATGAAGTCCTTTCAGGAATACTCAACACCAGGGGGTCGCTCAGCAGCAAGGAACTCAAGATCAGACAGGACACACTCAAG GCCTTGCGGTCAGGTGTGGGCTGGGGTCAGGAGCAGTTCCAGAGCCTTCTGCAGGTGGGCCAGCGTCCTGGTTCAGGGGTCAGGACCAAATCAGAGCCTGGGGTTGATGATATGGGTCTGGAGGAGCTTAGGTATCGCTGGATGCTCTACAAGTCCAAACTGAAGGATGTGGGAGACCTTAAGACTCACCTCAGTGTCAAG GGTGTCAGAGCAGGACAAGATGAGACCACCAAAATACGAAAG AAGAGTCCCAGTCTGCTGTACCGTGTGTGCAGGGtggccctccccctccagatcCTGCTGCTGGCGCTTCTCCTCCTGGccttcctcctgcccctcaTGGACGAAGGGGCCAGCTGCTCCCTATCCAACAACTTTGCCCGCTCCTTTAACATCATGCTGCGATACGACGGACCTCCGCCAACATAG
- the syne3 gene encoding nesprin-3 isoform X1, translated as MTQQEQREFSESLEAALCWMQAIQERLRTNDNTQGPRAALEARLRETEKIHESEHDGRVKMDMVLVAAEVLLQNGDEETRNQTHTKLKDLKALWEDTCTYIIHCHSRIEWVWLHWSEYLKAYEEFELWLAKLRRTVDAEAELQLGVKEKLWQVDHLRVIVSDVQAQAPLLERLLDEAAALHNRTQDPSVDPQAQESLQEAYNNIRDQSEERLALLQKMAEEHQMYQNSVLKFQSWLVSKTGELSVLMEREGPPENRLKALQTLDDSVASEEKTLQHIEGLAEAVHSHTSPAGAEVVVEEAEELRLGWQRLRQGLYEAGEGLRFSLDSQSQYLARCQRLGKDIAQLRAQLQGLGRELEGREAGERTEEQMVVQWRKYTNVRNALVAEESQVEHLKTQLKELFCFSQDSRHLSDDVLAAVKEHQSVKCRAGKLCSEAEAGLRQVLQDPLHVFSQWSQRVSQVLEASNEVSEFSHIARLVQDIERLLKPSLQLQERLSLLQVKTELLTSVLGQEGAEGLLDELGGAMRNREILHSQLLQRKSRLQGLISRTKDFGDAYESIRKKLTPLRDRLVAADSFQPDILAKKSQSDQLRVVKKDLEDCEAHIMALETLVSSSQTNSAQYERLYGDWKLLYKTVRVRVKDSEESIAEHETFHESLLNVEKWLMIMRQKLESYQSPSGEWSVDNREQEAQRALGEFPEKELQLHQIEAQGQGVLERTSEQGRVHILSDMRRLRESWMALHDLSLNLYRLLNSHSSNSDLHNERVRGHSGDHTSTDNKLLCREGGSQLMASKSSNSQRQGQPEGTPEQGPSVWACEKTGPELGGRMEERQEDNFVAGQRGVGRGQGVWVQGGFEESNMGAMGSSPMQVRKLGTFNQTPSRLQDEASQRAGSGGGHTGRGKEGERGRQGPGVEEVDSWGGTHLTGQDRETLGGSLTLRRGRSPQTSGGLGLPMSSDRTEEWVDEQRSRDTVETQAASVRAGYGHGSRKSSRHGIQGEDEVGRSEGERLGEGGAFTSVGKASGLTPLSLRNSATTTRDVGATQHVEGSPGQALSTAEYEESRGEFEAWLLRENEVLSGILNTRGSLSSKELKIRQDTLKALRSGVGWGQEQFQSLLQVGQRPGSGVRTKSEPGVDDMGLEELRYRWMLYKSKLKDVGDLKTHLSVKGVRAGQDETTKIRKQKSPSLLYRVCRVALPLQILLLALLLLAFLLPLMDEGASCSLSNNFARSFNIMLRYDGPPPT; from the exons ATGACTCAGCAAGAGCAGCGGGAGTTTAGTGAGAGCCTGGAAGCAGCCCTGTGCTGGATGCAGGCCATCCAGGAGAGGCTCCGCACCAACGACAACACTCAGGGCCCCCGAGCAGCCCTGGAGGCCCGCCTGCGAGAGACTGAG AAAATCCACGAGTCAGAGCATGATGGTCGAGTGAAGATGGACATGGTTTTAGTGGCCGCTGAGGTTCTGTTGCAGAATGGAGATGAGGAGACGAGGAACCAGACCCACACCAAACTGAAGGACCTCAAAGCATTATGGGAGGACACCTGCACTTACATCATTCACTGTCACAG tCGAATAGAGTGGGTGTGGCTGCATTGGAGTGAGTACTTGAAGGCCTACGAGGAGTTTGAGCTGTGGCTAGCCAAGCTACGGCGGACTGTAGATGCAGAGGCAGAGCTTCAGCTGGGCGTGAAGGAGAAGCTGTGGCAG GTGGACCACCTGAGGGTGATAGTGAGCGAtgtccaggcccaggccccgCTCCTGGAGAGGCTGCTGGATGAGGCTGCTGCCCTGCACAACCGCACCCAGGACCCCAGTGTGGACCCCCAGGCCCAGGAAAGTCTTCAGGAGGCCTACAACAACATCAGGGACCAGTCAGAG GAGCGTCTAGCGTTGCTTCAGAAGATGGCTGAAGAGCACCAGATGTACCAGAACTCCGTGTTGAAGTTCCAGTCGTGGCTGGTGTCCAAGACAGGGGAACTCAGCGTCCTCATGGAGAGGGAGGGCCCGCCAGAGAACAGGCTGAAAGCCCTACAG ACACTGGACGACAGTGTGGCCAGTGAGGAGAAGACCCTGCAGCACATCGAAGGCCTGGCAGAGGCCGTGCACTCCCACACTTCTCCAGCAGGGGCGGAGGTGGTagtggaggaggcggaggagctgCGGCTGGGCTGGcagaggctgaggcaggggctgtACGAGGCCGGTGAGGGCCTGAGGTTTAGCCTGGACTCTCAGAGCCAGTACCTGGCCCGGTGTCAGAGGCTGGGGAAGGACATTGCACAGCTCAGGGCCCAGCTCCAGGGGCTTGGCAGAGAGCtagagggaagagaggcaggagagaggacggaGGAACAGATGGTGGTACAGTGGAGGAAGTACACA aaTGTTCGGAATGCTCTTGTGGCTGAGGAATCCCAGGTGGAACACCTCAAGACCCAGCTCAAAGAACTCTTCTGCTTCTCCCAAGATTCCCGGCACCTCTCAGATGACGTGCTGGCTGCAGTCAAGGAACATCAGAG TGTGAAGTGCCGGGCGGGGAAGCTGTGTTCGGAGGCAGAAGCAGGGCTGAGGCAGGTGCTGCAGGACCCCCTGCATGTCTTCTCACAGTGGAGCCAGAGGGTGTCTCAGGTTCTAGAAGCTTCCAATGAAGTGTCAGAGTTTTCCCACATCGCACGGCTGGTGCAGGACATTGAG cggCTCCTGAAGCCGAGCCTGCAGCTGCAGGAGCGTCTGAGCTTGTTGCAAGTGAAGACGGAGCTTCTGACCTCTGTGTTGGgccaggagggggcagaggggttgCTGGATGAGCTTGGTGGTGCCATGAGGAACCGAGAGATACTGCACAGCCAGCTGCTGCAGAGGAAGAGCCGGCTGCAG GGTTTGATATCCAGAACCAAGGATTTTGGGGATGCCTACGAGTCAATCCGCAAGAAGCTGACTCCTCTGAGAGACCGGCTGGTAGCAGCTGACAGCTTCCAGCCAGATATACTGGCTAAAAAGAGCCAGTCAGACCAGCTTAGG GTGGTCAAAAAGGACCTGGAGGACTGTGAAGCCCACATCATGGCCCTGGAGACTCTGGTGTCCAGCAGCCAAACCAACAGTGCCCAGTACGAGAGGCTCTATGGGGACTGGAAGCTCCTGTACAAGACTGTCAGG GTGAGGGTGAAAGACAGCGAGGAGAGCATCGCTGAGCACGAGACCTTCCACGAGAGCCTCCTGAATGTGGAGAAGTGGCTGATGATCATGAGGCAGAAGCTGGAGTCCTACCAGAGCCCGTCTGGGGAGTGGAGCGTGGACAACAGAGAGCAGGAGGCCCAG AGGGCGCTGGGTGAGTTTCCAGAGAAGGAGCTGCAGCTCCACCAGATTGAGGCGCAGGGCCAAGGGGTACTAGAGAGAACCTCTGAGCAGGGCAGGGTGCACATCCTCAGCGACATGAGGCGCCTGCGAGAGTCCTGGATGGCCCTCCACGATCTCAGCCTCAACCTCTACAG GCTGCTGAATAGCCACAGTTCCAACTCAGACCTCCATAACGAGAGGGTTAGAGGGCATAGTGGTGACCACACCAGCACAGACAACAAGCTTctgtgcagggagggagggagccagctCATGGCCTCCAAAAGCTCCAACAGTCAGAGACAGGGACAGCCAGAGGGCACCCCAGAACAGGGCCCCAGTGTGTGGGCTTGCGAGAAAACTGGGCCTGAGCTAGGGGGTAGGATGGAGGAAAGGCAAGAAGATAATTTTGTGGCAGGTCAAAGAGGGGTGGGTAGAGGTCAGGGCGTGTGGGTCCAGGGTGGGTTTGAAGAGAGTAACATGGGAGCTATGGGCAGTTCACCGATGCAAGTGAGAAAACTGGGCACTTTCAATCAAACTCCATCCAGATTACAAGATGAGGCTAGCCAAAGAgcggggagtgggggtgggcatactgggagagggaaggagggggagaggggcagacagGGCCCCGGAGTAGAGGAGGTTGACTCTTGGGGAGGGACCCACCTCACAGGGCAAGATAGAGAGACACTGGGGGGGTCTCTGACCCTCAGAAGAGGTAGAAGCCCCCAGACCAGCGGGGGTTTGGGGCTTCCCATGTCCAGTGATAGAACTGAGGAATGGGTGGACGAACAGCGATCCCGAGACACGGTCGAAACACAAGCGGCGTCTGTGCGCGCCGGTTACGGTCACGGTAGCAGAAAGAGCAGCAGACATGGGATCCAAGGAGAAGATGAGGTGGGGAGAAGCGAAGGCGAGCgcttgggagagggaggggccttCACCTCTGTTGGAAAGGCCTCGGGGTTGACCCCATTGTCTCTCCGAAACTCTGCAACGACGACACGTGACGTGGGAGCCACGCAGCATGTAGAG GGGAGCCCGGGGCAGGCCTTGAGCACAGCTGAgtatgaggagagcagaggggagttTGAGGCCTGGCTACTCAGAGAGAATGAAGTCCTTTCAGGAATACTCAACACCAGGGGGTCGCTCAGCAGCAAGGAACTCAAGATCAGACAGGACACACTCAAG GCCTTGCGGTCAGGTGTGGGCTGGGGTCAGGAGCAGTTCCAGAGCCTTCTGCAGGTGGGCCAGCGTCCTGGTTCAGGGGTCAGGACCAAATCAGAGCCTGGGGTTGATGATATGGGTCTGGAGGAGCTTAGGTATCGCTGGATGCTCTACAAGTCCAAACTGAAGGATGTGGGAGACCTTAAGACTCACCTCAGTGTCAAG GGTGTCAGAGCAGGACAAGATGAGACCACCAAAATACGAAAG CAGAAGAGTCCCAGTCTGCTGTACCGTGTGTGCAGGGtggccctccccctccagatcCTGCTGCTGGCGCTTCTCCTCCTGGccttcctcctgcccctcaTGGACGAAGGGGCCAGCTGCTCCCTATCCAACAACTTTGCCCGCTCCTTTAACATCATGCTGCGATACGACGGACCTCCGCCAACATAG